Within the Williamwhitmania sp. genome, the region GCTACGACACCTGCCTCGAGCACGCGGTGGCTATAGTGGAAGGGTTGGCAGAGGTGGAGATGTGCCTGCCATACTCCATTGATGAACTGCACTCTACCATTAAGAATCTCGCCATTTCCAATGACAAGTTGGCTACCATTCAACAGGCATTAAAGCAGAGCGAGAAGTTGGCTCACATGGGGCAACTGAGCGCCGGTATTGCCCATGAGTTGAATAACCCGCTGGGCGTATTGATTATGTATACCAATATTTTGCTTGAGGAGTGCAAGGAGAATGATCCAAACAAGCAGGACTTAGAGCTGATTGCTACGCAGGCTGAACGGTGTAAAAAAATTGTGAGTGGATTATTGAATTTCGCACGAAAGAATCAGGTCCGATTCGATGATGTTGATATAGAGCGGTTGACCGAAGACAGTTTAAATTCCGTTGTGGTACCTAATTCCATTTCCACGCGAGTAGTCAACAAAACTGAAAACCCAATCGCTCAAATTGACTATGATCAAATGATGCAGGTGCTCACCAACCTCAATAAAAATGCGATTGAAGCGATGCCGGAGGGAGGTACACTGGAGATTGTGGTAGAGGATACCCCTGAAACTGTTATTTTTAGGGTTAAAGATACCGGTCATGGTATTGCTCAGGAGGATATGGATAAGCTATTTACCCCCTTTTTTACCACCAAGGAGGTTGGCAAAGGAACTGGACTGGGATTGGCAACCTCCTACGGGATTGTAAAAATGCATAAAGGGAAGATTGAGGTTCGTTCGAATTCGGACAAGGAAAAGGGTCCTACAGGGACAACATTCAGTATTATATTGCCACGTAAACCATAGAACGCAAAAGTTATGGGTGCTACAGATAAGTTGATTTTTATTGCGGACGATGATGAAGACTATTTGTTTCAGCTTAGAACCATGGTTGAGGGATTTGGTTTTCGTGTTGTCGTTGCAGAAAGTCAGCGAGAAGCCGAGGAAATGCTCCAGCTGGTGAAGCCTGATTTAGCCATTTTCGACCTGATGATGGAAAGCGAGGATAGCGGTTTTATTCTTAGCTATAAGTTGAAGAAGCGGTATCCTGATGTTCCCGTCATAGTTGCTACTGCTGTCTCATCGGAAACAGGAATAAGCTTTGGTGTGGGTTCCGACGAGGAGCGTAAGTGGATAAAGGCCGACCTCTATTTGGAGAAGGGGATCCGTGCCGACCAGCTGCACAAGGAGCTAGTTAAATTGCTTAAGCTATAACCATGGATAAACTGAAGGTTTTGGTTGTGGATGATGAGCCGGGCATTCGTTCGGGAATTAATCGCATTCTAGGGAAGTTTACGGTAAGTTTCCCCTTTCTCGAAGACGATATAGCGTTCGATCTCATTGAAGCCTCAACCGGTGAAGAGGCAATGGATGTGGTTAAGAGTCAGCCGGTAGACATTGTGCTGCTCGATAATAAATTGCCAGGGATTCAGGGTGTAGAGGTGTTGGACTACATTAAATCAAACTGTCCAGACACCTTGGTGGTGATGATAACCTCCTATGCATCGTTGGAGTTGGCAGTAAATGCTACCAATAAGGGGGCGTACGATTTTGTGCCAAAACCCTTTACTCCTCAGGAGCTGAAATCGTCGATGGAGAGCATTACAAAGCACCTTTTTCTAAAGCGGATGACAAAAACGCTGAAGAAGGAGGGCAAGCAGATACGCTTCCAATTTTTAACGGTTCTTTCACACGAGCTAAAGGCACCGTTAAATGCG harbors:
- a CDS encoding response regulator; translation: MGATDKLIFIADDDEDYLFQLRTMVEGFGFRVVVAESQREAEEMLQLVKPDLAIFDLMMESEDSGFILSYKLKKRYPDVPVIVATAVSSETGISFGVGSDEERKWIKADLYLEKGIRADQLHKELVKLLKL